In the Quercus lobata isolate SW786 chromosome 5, ValleyOak3.0 Primary Assembly, whole genome shotgun sequence genome, one interval contains:
- the LOC115988856 gene encoding non-classical arabinogalactan protein 31-like, with protein sequence MGFATKAHVLVQLMLLVSCLTSVFSEEPYPPIPSPSHQHGHPPTPSEAPAHPPSRHHHHHHHHHHHHPPTHSPVHPPSHPPAHQPPHHAPPSHPPVHPPHQPPQHAPPSHSPVHPPSHPPHQPPQHAPPSHPPIHPPSHPPHQPPHHPPVHPPAHPPSHPPQHAPPSHPPVYPPPHPPSFVAVQGVVYCKSCKYAGVDGLLGASPIDGAVVKLQCNNTKYPVVQTTKTDKNGYFFLTAPKIITSNVVNKCKVFLVSSPLTKCNKPSNLNDGLKGAILRPEISYVADKLPFILYTVGPFAFEPICLR encoded by the exons atgggTTTTGCTACTAAAGCACATGTACTAGTGCAGCTCATGCTCCTAGTGAGCTGCTTAACTAGCGTGTTTAGTGAAGAACCTTACCCACCAATTCCGTCACCTTCTCACCAACATGGCCACCCTCCAACTCCAAGTGAAGCACCAGCTCATCCACCTAGTCGTCACCAccatcatcaccatcaccaccaccaccatcaccctCCTACTCACTCACCAGTTCACCCTCCAAGTCACCCCCCAGCTCACCAGCCTCCTCACCACGCTCCTCCTAGCCACCCACCGGTTCACCCTCCTCACCAGCCTCCTCAGCATGCTCCTCCTAGCCACTCGCCAGTTCACCCCCCGAGTCACCCTCCCCACCAGCCTCCTCAACATGCTCCTCCTAGCCACCCGCCAATCCACCCTCCGAGTCACCCTCCTCACCAGCCTCCTCA CCACCCACCGGTTCATCCCCCAGCTCACCCTCCAAGTCACCCTCCTCAGCATGCTCCTCCTAGCCACCCACCGGTTTATCCCCCACCTCACCCTCCTAGCTTTGTAGCAGTGCAAGGTGTTGTTTATTGCAAGTCCTGCAAGTATGCTGGGGTTGACGGCCTCTTAGGAGCCTCACCTATTGACG GTGCTGTGGTAAAGCTCCAATGCAATAACACCAAGTACCCAGTGGTCCAAACAACTAAAACTGACAAGAACGGCTATTTCTTCCTCACTGCACCGAAGATAATCACCTCCAATGTTGTTAACAAGTGCAAGGTGTTCTTAGTCTCATCCCCATTAACCAAATGCAACAAGCCTTCTAATCTCAACGATGGTCTCAAGGGTGCCATTCTTAGGCCAGAAATTTCATATGTGGCTGACAAACTCCCATTTATTCTCTACACCGTTGGACCTTTTGCTTTTGAGCCTATATGCTTACGCTAA